One stretch of Agelaius phoeniceus isolate bAgePho1 chromosome W unlocalized genomic scaffold, bAgePho1.hap1 SUPER_W_unloc_2, whole genome shotgun sequence DNA includes these proteins:
- the LOC143692645 gene encoding olfactory receptor 14J1-like, producing MSNSSSIRHFLLLALADTRQLQLLHFCLLLGISLAALLGNGLIISAVACGHHLHTPMFFFLLNLALSDLGSICTTVPKAMHNSLWDTSNISYTACAAQLFFFMFFISAELSLLTIMCYDRYVSICKPLHYGTLLGSRACAHMAAAAWASAFLFSLLHTANTFSLPLCHGNALGQFFCEIPQILKLSCSKSHLREVGLIAVSVCLVLGCFVFIVFSYVQIFSAVLRIPSEHGQHKAFSTCLPHLAVVSLFLSTAMFSYVKPPSISSPSLDLALSVLYSVVPPALNPLIYSLRNQELKAAVRRLMTGWFWKH from the coding sequence ATGtcgaacagcagctccatcaggcacttcctgctgctggcattggcagacacgcggcagctgcagctcctgcacttctgcctcttgctgggcatctccctggctgccctcctgggcaacggcctcatcatcagcgccgtagcctgcggccaccacctgcacacgcccatgttcttcttcctgctcaacctggccctcagcgacctgggctccatctgcaccactgtccccaaagccatgcacaattccctctgggacaccagcaacatctcctacactgcatgtgctgctcagctctttttctttatgttctttatctcagcagagctttccctgctgaccatcatgtgctatgaccgctacgtgtccatctgcaaacccctgcactacgggaccctcctgggcagcagagcttgtgcccacatggcagcagctgcctgggccagtgcctttctcttttcactgctgcacacagccaatacattttccctgcccctgtgccatggcaatgccctgggccagttcttctgtgaaatcccacagatcctcaagctctcctgctccaaatcccaccTCAGGGAAGTGGGGCTCATTGCTGTTAGTGTCTGTTTGGTacttggttgttttgtgttcattgttttctcctatgtgcagatcttcagcgctgtgctgaggatcccctctgagcacggacagcacaaagccttttccacctgcctccctcacctggctgtggtctccctgttcctcagcactgcaatGTTTTCCTACGTGAAgcctccctccatctcctctccatccctggatctggccctgtcagttctgtactcggtggtgcccccagccctgaaccccctcatctacagcctgaggaaccaggagctcaaggctgcagtgaggagactgatgactggatggttttgGAAACATTAA